One Prolixibacteraceae bacterium DNA segment encodes these proteins:
- a CDS encoding tetratricopeptide repeat protein — MKSYLVLLTFFSFCFVMCKSEQAIVATQPINDTVDNIEMSNETSTETEVEDALKYAEGCVYKFDYKNAKDTLKSMYEAGKYNIKLLNRLESIYFVLGDFPKCIDLLDQVDSISPLKDQMIIHRGIVYRKMQKYEQANSDFSSVLQRDSMNVFLLEQIGDMTKARGLADFYNEYYRKAVEYGASPNVLDKYLKGLIKKNLKDSAMSVFYKYAPDNIKPYQRLRDTYGFLLYKSKRYSEAYIVYNALVEDKTQNSQAYYFAAMSLVSLNRKKEAIPFFEEYLTSVTELENYYPFYMLGCCYDEEGQLDKAMKMFDKALSLIYPKQEEVLRVYSKRGDLLAKKKNYKNAMEEYASIERFYPKEEMALFQIALLSQTKTKEYHKAAVYYQKVLQLIDPKEVEGDEVMYYIYNTSKSQSKKLKRYLNKDTFWEK, encoded by the coding sequence ATGAAATCTTATTTAGTTCTCCTTACTTTTTTTTCTTTTTGCTTTGTCATGTGTAAATCGGAACAAGCAATTGTTGCAACACAGCCTATAAATGATACGGTGGATAATATAGAGATGTCTAATGAAACGTCTACTGAAACAGAGGTTGAAGATGCTTTAAAGTATGCAGAAGGATGTGTCTACAAATTTGATTATAAGAATGCAAAAGATACTTTGAAAAGTATGTATGAGGCGGGTAAGTATAATATCAAACTTTTAAATCGTCTAGAATCTATATATTTCGTTTTAGGGGACTTTCCAAAATGTATAGACCTTCTTGATCAGGTGGACTCTATTTCTCCACTAAAAGACCAAATGATAATTCATCGAGGGATTGTTTATAGAAAGATGCAGAAATATGAACAAGCAAATAGCGATTTTAGTTCTGTCCTTCAGAGAGACTCTATGAATGTCTTTTTATTAGAGCAAATTGGCGACATGACAAAAGCGAGAGGTTTGGCTGATTTCTACAACGAATACTATCGAAAAGCGGTGGAGTATGGAGCTTCTCCAAATGTATTAGATAAATATCTAAAAGGATTAATAAAGAAGAATCTTAAGGATAGTGCCATGAGTGTTTTTTATAAATATGCCCCTGATAATATTAAACCGTATCAAAGATTACGTGACACTTACGGTTTTCTTTTATATAAGTCAAAGAGATATTCTGAAGCCTATATTGTATATAATGCGCTTGTGGAGGATAAAACACAAAATTCGCAAGCTTACTATTTTGCAGCAATGTCTCTCGTAAGTCTAAATCGAAAGAAAGAGGCAATCCCCTTTTTCGAAGAGTATCTTACTAGTGTCACAGAGCTAGAGAATTATTATCCATTTTATATGTTGGGATGTTGTTATGATGAAGAGGGCCAATTAGATAAAGCCATGAAGATGTTTGATAAGGCTTTAAGTCTCATTTATCCAAAACAGGAAGAGGTGCTTCGTGTCTATAGTAAAAGAGGCGATCTATTAGCCAAGAAGAAGAATTACAAAAATGCGATGGAAGAGTATGCTTCTATTGAGCGTTTCTATCCCAAAGAGGAGATGGCTCTTTTCCAAATAGCGCTATTGAGTCAAACGAAAACAAAAGAGTATCATAAGGCTGCCGTTTATTATCAAAAAGTTCTACAGTTGATTGATCCCAAAGAGGTCGAAGGTGATGAGGTGATGTACTATATCTATAATACGTCAAAATCACAATCGAAGAAATTAAAACGTTATCTTAATAAAGATACTTTTTGGGAAAAATAA
- a CDS encoding phosphoadenylyl-sulfate reductase, which translates to MRENITEWNKQLHGKSAQEVLDFFIKEFKGEIALASSLGAEDQVLTEMILDIDKETKIFTLDTGRLFPETYDLIHRTNNKYGIKMSVYFPEAAKVEKMVNNEGINLFFESVEKRKRCCNIRKIQPLKRAFKGLSVWICGLRKEQSVTRTDMQVVEWDEGNQMIKVNPLIEWSEKEVWDYIKLKGIPYNTLHDKNYPSIGCQPCTRAIMDGEDVRAGRWYWESPDTKECGLHKK; encoded by the coding sequence TATTACGGAATGGAACAAACAACTTCATGGCAAAAGTGCACAAGAAGTTCTTGACTTTTTCATCAAAGAATTTAAAGGAGAAATCGCTCTAGCATCAAGCCTTGGCGCAGAAGATCAAGTGTTAACAGAGATGATTCTGGATATCGATAAAGAGACAAAAATCTTCACACTAGATACAGGTCGACTGTTTCCTGAGACCTATGATCTTATTCACCGTACCAATAACAAATATGGTATCAAGATGTCTGTATATTTTCCCGAAGCTGCGAAAGTAGAAAAGATGGTAAATAATGAGGGTATCAATCTTTTCTTCGAAAGCGTAGAGAAACGTAAAAGATGTTGTAATATTCGTAAAATTCAACCACTAAAAAGAGCATTTAAAGGGTTAAGTGTTTGGATTTGTGGTCTGAGAAAAGAGCAGTCAGTTACTAGAACAGACATGCAAGTAGTGGAGTGGGATGAAGGAAATCAAATGATCAAAGTAAATCCACTGATCGAATGGAGTGAAAAAGAGGTTTGGGACTATATCAAGCTCAAAGGAATCCCTTACAACACTTTACATGACAAAAATTATCCATCTATTGGGTGCCAACCTTGTACTCGTGCAATTATGGATGGAGAAGATGTACGTGCAGGTCGTTGGTACTGGGAGTCACCTGATACCAAAGAGTGTGGACTTCACAAAAAATAG